From Punica granatum isolate Tunisia-2019 chromosome 1, ASM765513v2, whole genome shotgun sequence:
GCTATTATCGCTTACTCTGTGCTGCCCAGAGATGTGCTCTCACTCACTCTGTTTCAGCTCTGCTTAGCAGGATGTTTGCGGCGGAACAAGTTGCTTTCtgataaaaaatcaaaataagtCGAGCGAGGATGGACCTGAGATAAAGTAGGTACACTCTTCTTTTGGACTCCCAATAGCGTGCAGTTTATTCATAATCTTGATCTGGCGATACATTGGAGACATATGATTGATCAGCAATTTATTTCACTTCCCCTTTGAATTTTTGGACGTGTTAAAATTTCCCTCATAGGATCAAGGGCACAACGGCAGTTGAACTGGCATCGGGCCTGCATTGGTACTTGAAGTATTGGTGTGGAGTTCATATTTCTTGGGACAAGACTGGGGGTATACAGGTAGCTTCGGTCCCTGAACCAGGGTCCTTGCCTCAAGTGAAGGATGAGGGTGTGATAGTTCAACGGCCTGTTCCATGGAATTACTATCAAAATGTTGTCGCCTCTAGTTGTAAGATTTACCTTTTCTTCTCTGACCTCTCGGAAGCTCTGAACTGTCTCAAATTTAATTATGTGTTTGTTTGTGTGCTATTAAAGCATGACGATGCTCGCTTTGGCTCCTCACCACATTAACAGCTTTTTCTGCTGTTAttcaatttgttttcccattgATATAGAAATCCTATGTGGTAAAGTGCAAAGGTAAATGGTCCAGAGAGTAGGAAACTTTGTCTGAATAAATAAGACAATGAGTGACTGGTATCTTATAATTAAGCGTGGTCCTTGTTTTACAGAAGTTTACTTAGTTGATGTACTGTCACGCTATTCATTGCAGATTCCTATGTCTGGTGGGACTGGAACAGATGGGAAAAGGAAATAGACTGGATGGCCTTGCAAGGGGTTAATCTACCTTTGGCATTCACAGGACAAGAAGCCATTTGGCAAAAAGTTTTCATGGTTAATACTCGCATTCTTATGCTTTTGGTGAATCATGATCatgttattttttctattttatctcATAATCTTTCATATGACAATCTTGCCAATTTACTTTGTGTTAATTTCAGTCATTAACTGCGTCCTTTCTTGTAGGATTTTAATATCACTGCGGAGGAATTGAATGATTTCTTTGGGGGACCCGCTTTTCTCGCTTGGGCTCGCATGGGAAATTTACATGGGTGGGTAGATTTATACATAGCATTATGtcaatataatttaaatatttctttctatCATTAACTTTTTTATATTCGACATTATTCTATAGCATAATCAATATTTTATAAGATGTACTTATTACCTGGGTAAACTAGTGGGTTCcatgaatgaatgaaaaacCCCTTCTTGTTTTGCCTCTAAAATTTGTACTATTTATGGAAtgtatttttgcatttttcagGTGGGGTGGCCCTTTGTCACAAAGTTGGTTGGATCAGCAACTGAATTTGCAGAAACAGATATTAACTCGAATGCTTGAGTTAGGAATGACTCCTGGTATGCTTTTTCtctgaaagaaaaatgatatattcCCTTCTCTGCTATGCTAAAACTTATGATCCCTGAGTAGGAAAAGGAAGAGATTTCAGTTTCAGAGTGGCAATGtacgtgaaaaaaaaaaaaacataaatttgaGGACTTTTCGGTTATTGTTAGTATGCAGTTAAATTATTCTGTGCATTACTTGAATTCTGATTTTTGTATCAGTGCTCCCGTCCTTCTCTGGGAATGTTCCAGCGGCATTAGCCAAGAGATATCCCTCAGCTCATATAACCAGACTTGGTGACTGGTACTTCACTTTTCTTGTTCTCATTCATCTTTAGTTTAAATATCTTTTACTAGAATAGAAAaacttcaaattaaaaaaatgaacgGCTATCCTTTATGAGTTACTAACTTTTGGGTCATTTCTTTGTTGCACTAGGAACACAGTTGATGGGAATCAAACATGGTGTTGTACATACCTCCTTGACCCTTCTGACTCTCTGTTTGTTGAGATCGGCAAGGCTTTTATACTGAAGCAAATCGAAGGTCTGTGCTCTTATGGTCTCTCAGTGATGGAGATTTCCCAAATAAACTGTACGAAGAAGTTATTGCTTGCTAAAATTGATCATACAATGACTTAATAAGATGGAAATTGTGTATTACCAGTCTGATGGATATCTTTAGTCAAGCGATTCTAAAACTGAGTTTTGTGTAACTGCCATCAGTGTTGAATTTATGGAGACTGCTTAGTCTGTTGATAGCTCTAGTAGTGATAGAACTGTCTCATGAAGTGTTTTGCCTAGTCTCATTATGTTCCAACTACTGAAACTCTTATACTTGCTGACTGGTCCGATGATCACAGAATACGGAGATGTGACAGATATTTACAACTGGTAACGTTGCCTACTTGACACTACTATCTTTGTCTCGTTTCAACCAGCAGAATATTCTTTTCTGATTTTGACTATACGCAATTAATGGTATTCAAATTTTGCAGTTAATTCACATAAATAATATGTATCGTCTACTCACAGAAAAGTTCGTATTCTCTAGACCTCTCGTGGGTCTTCACAATATATTTCTGATAATtccattttaaaaaatgcaGTGACAcatttaatgaaaatgcacCTCCTACAAATAATGTGACGTTCATCTCGTCACTTGGTGCAGCAGTGTACAAGGCCATGTCAAAAGGTGATAAAGATGCTGTTTGGTTAATGCAAGTGAGTTCCCTTGCAATTCAGTCTTccatgtttttatttatttatttttttttctaactattACTATTACACTCTCATCAAGAATCTCTTGACGAACAACTCCTTTCTGGTCCTTGTGATCCACAAACTATGGTTTCCACTGACCATTGTCCCATCCCAATCTGCAGGGCTGGCTCTTCTACTCGGACTCCTCCTTTTGGAAGCCACCGCAAATGCAAGTATGGATATCCTTTATAGTTTTCATGAGATATTCTGCTGCCCTGCATTCTTGTGAATATCTGTATCGGACTAGAAAATGCTAAGCAGAAGAGAATTTCTTTAACATCGAActtagaattaaaaataaatcgcGATTGTTGCAGGCACTTCTGCATTCTGTTCCACTTGGGAAAATGATAGTTCTTGACCTCTTTGCTGATGTCAAGCCTATATGGAAAAATTCCTCTCAGTTCTATGGCACTCCTTATATTTGGTAAGGTGCTCTGGAGCCCTTTTTTGCAAATATTCTTCCTCTGTTATTTCAGCGGTTCTTTGAATTTTAGAGAGATTTCTCACCTGCTGAAATTATAATCAAGGTGCCTTCTGCACAACTTTGGAGGGAATATCGAGATGTATGGCATACTCGATTCCATATCTTTGGGACCCGTTGAGGCTCGAACGAGTGCAAACTCCACTATGGTATGCAATACATTATACACCGCATGGGTAAAACAGCATTTATATTACCTCATCCGATTCTTGTAGGTCGGAGTTGGGATGTGCATGGAAGGAATCGAGCAAAACCCTGTCGTCTACGAGCTGATGTCAGAAATGTCATTCCGTAATGAAAGTGTTCTTGTCTCGGTAATTTGCAGCTCTGTAATTTTTAACCTCCTGTTATGTTTCTATGATCTCCTTTCTTGACTCCCGGTTCTTGTAGGATTGGATTAAGACTTACTGTCGGAGACGATATGGGAAAGCAGTTGATCAAGTCGAAGCTGCTTGGGATATCCTTTATCGGTCTATTTATAACTGCACGGATGGAAGAGCCGTACCTACTTAAGAACCTCCTTTTTTGCCcgtcatttttttcttctaaatGAAATTCACATTTTTGTGCAGTTCTTGGTCTCTAAGATCGATGGTTCTTTCTCCCAAATGCAGGACCATAATACTGATTTTATCGTCAAGTTTCCCGAGTACGACCCATCACCGTCCTCTGGATCTGATTCGAAGAAACGGGCGGAGGAGAAAATGTCCCACACGTTGCTCCAAAACAGGCGTTTTCTGTTCCAGGAGACAAGCCGCGATCTTCCTCTGGCCCATCTATGGTATTCACCTCAGGAGGTCGTTAGTGCTTTAAAACTGTTCCTTGATGCTGGAACACAACTCAGTGGAAGCCTAACGTATAGGTAAAGAGTCAACCAGAAGGACATTAAAACGAAAGGCATAAAAAAAtgcgatcattttttttttaaatataatatatatttcaattgaATAGGTACGACTTGGTCGACATTACAAGACAAGTGCTGTCAAAATACGCGAACCAAGTTTATTTGGATGCTTTGAGTGCCTATCAGGAAAAGGACGCAAGTAAATTGGATCTCTATAGCCAAAAGTTTGTTGAGCTGATAAAGGAAATTGACGAGCTTCTAGCCTCTGATGATAATTTTTTGCTTGGAACATGGCTTGAGAGTGCGAAAGCTTTGGCTTCAAATCCGACCGACCTGAGACAGGTGAGACCAAGAAGCTGATGTGCATCTTAGAGTACCATTGAACACTCTCTATACAATATCGATACGCTCGTCtcgattttaaattttcaagtcttgaagaatattttttgtaaattaaaaattaattagtatgCTCTATATAATGATTCTTCTGTCCAGTACGAGTGGAATGCGAGGACGCAAGTGACGATGTGGTATGATAACACAGAAGTGCTTCAGAGCAACCTTCACGACTACGGCACGTTTTCTTGATCTCTCACTCTGTATTTCCCACATGTGGGCGTGTGCGCATTTATCTGTTTAAAGcatgagatgagatgagatgagatgagatgagatgagatgagagGGAAGTGATTTGGTTTGAAATTGTGAACGCCACTTAACAGCGAACAAGTTCTGGAGCGGTCTTCTGGAAAGTTACTACCTGCCTCGGGCGTCAACCTACTTCTACTACTTATCGAGAAGCTTGAAAGAGAATGTGGAGTTCAAGCTAGAGGAGTGGGAAAGGGAGTGGATATCATACTCAAACAAATGGCAAGCAGGAACCGAGCTTTACCCGGTGAAGGCGAAAGGAGCAGCCCTCGAGATTGCTAGATCATTGTATGATAAATACTTGAGATGAACCAACCTTTTCATAAATTGCACTCTTTAAATGCTCATAATCCATTGCAGTCAATAATGAAATTAGAGGCAATGCGGCAAATAAGCAAGCAAGTCTTCCTATCTTATTGTGCAGACAGACAGCTTAAGCTTAGCTTAGCTTAGCTAAGGTTTAGCTTTTGCAGCTTAGCTAATCTATTAAAAAACCAAACAGGACAAATAGCATTGATTTGCTCCCAGCTTCCCCAAAGTGACTGTTCTTCCTTCTCCTGTACTCCCCCCCCCCcgccccccccccaaaaaaaaaaaacaaaatttattaaaatattaatgaaattgattaactaattaatttactGAAAACCCAAATTCCCaaggagaaaaatatatatataatcaaataaaatgGCTGGCCAGTAGGCTCCCATTTCTTTCTTGAGGAACCCCATCTCCCTTTTCCCTTCATTGTTTGTTCCATCCTGATACTATCTCTATTTTATTTACTGCCTCTTCTCCCATCCTCATTCTCCTAATAATCTGTTCTCCAACTTGAGTGCCTGAATCATGTGGGCCATCCTTGCTGATGGTACGCTTCTTCGattcatcaccatcatcagcAGGGAGTTGAGGACGAGCGGTTCGTCCATAGAGTCATAATCTAGCTCCCGGAATACCTAGCTTCCCGCTGAGATGTAACTGTGTCGGGATATCGCACTTGTGCTTGTGCAGGCTTCCCGTCTCTGCCTGAGTTAACGATAATGACCCTGTCAACGTCAACAATGGCAGAAATTGTTGACTCTGGCCTTTTCCGTCCGTCTCCAGTTTCCTCATCTCTTGTAGTAAAGCTGTACCCGTGTCAATACCTGTAATAATGATCAAACCCCGGCAAGGAGTAAATTGCCGTACTATTTAAGTCatatttcaattaataatCGAGTCCCTCCCTCCAAAATGCAACCACACGAACCTGCAAGGTATGCTCCGTGTACATAACCACTAAATCTCTCGCTCGTGTGCTCCCCAGTGAAGAATATCCGACCTACAGGTGCCTGAGGACAAACCGAAACGCATCTTAACTCGTAGGTCATACAGATAGTCTCAAATAAACCATACACCTACTAAAATATATAGTTCATTGGCTCGAACAAAAAACAGAACAAAGTTGGTTGCAGTGTACCAAACGGATTGCTCAAAATCTTAATTTCGCTTTATTATAGAATGAGAGCCTAGGGTATACCTTAATATTTCGGACAACCTCGCAATTGGAGATGATGGGGTAATTAGTGTAACTGCCACGCTGCAAGCGGTTGTTCCACCAGCGAGGGACAAGTATATCAGTGGCATTAGGTATATCGGGCCCGAACATGTCTCTCAGGACAGACATAGCCTCTTTCAGAGTCTCTTCATCTGACTGATCCTCCACACGCTTTGATTCCCCGTTCGTCAAAGTTACCATCAGAATATTGGACCCGGGTACTGCATTCTCCATGTGCTGATGACATCGCAACAGAttaaacaaaaagaagaaCCAGCTTGCTTTTATATAAGTTTTGCCTCACTATGGAAGAATTACAGCTCGATGTCATGGAATCCGGCCACAAAAAAGGAAGGGGGGGCGgccaaaaacagaaaagggaTTGAATAAACAATGCTGGGATTCCACATCTATCTACAGAGCTGATTAAGAGAGATACGTCGATAGGGACAGTGAGATCCCACATGACTCAACCACAGGGCCATGTGGGTTTTTAAAATCTAAAAGGGTTTGAAAACTGATCGCCGTACATAGGATCATGCCATTGCCAatgccatgcccctcaataaTGTTAAAATTACGGCTGCCGGTAGGAATTTGTTGTGCTCACAGTGCAGCTAATGCTGACAAGCCTCTGTAAACGACCGAGAGATCATACACTACACatatttcattcattcattcagtatataaatatatttctacaGATAACACTAACATGCAAACGACTCCACGTTTCTACTCCACCGTGCATCCGACAAAATTAAGGTTAGGAAGAATATGAAGTGGGTTTTCTTTTCACGGAATGCAGGTtttgtttctctctctcatttttaaGAGGACGCTGCTACTCAGATACATTGAATTGAACTTAAGGAACGGAGCTTTCAAAAGTTTTAATAGCATTTGTAAGTTGATGCAAACGAATCAGATCTCATCCTTCCAAAGACAACCAATTCCATCCATGTAAGACAAAAAAGTTCTCCGCGCCGAGAAACATcttgaaaacatgcaaaagACCGCTTGGCAGATGTGATCATAAGAAAAAGGTGGCTTCTATGCAAAGATAGGGAcataataattcaataattGGCAAATCAACGACAGTAGGCCTAGCTCGGACTTGGACATCCAAACCAGGACCCACGTGAACCCCGGAGAATGAGGCAAGAAGATATATCATACAACGATCTTGTTTTTCTCGGCAATGCACTTAATCTCCCTCTGTAGTTCGTTCATGCATGCACTCTGTGAAATTGTCATTGACCGAGCACTTTTACAAGAAGCAGCTTAGTTATCTACTTACACGCAACATTAAATTAGATGACCGCAaatcaaacaaacaaacaaacaaagagGGAGGCTCCATTTCTGAAAAGAAGCCACGCATCGGATGAACACAAGGAGGAagcaaaggaaaaaagagattCTCATGAAGGAAGGAAAAGTCAAATCACAATTAGCAGGCTGGCTAAgacttaattatattttattataataaataaataaaaaatgaaacgCTAACCTGCCAAAACGTGTAGTAGCCTCGGCGCTCGTGGGCATATATAAAGAACTCTTTTCCGGGTCCACAAGGCCAGAACTTATACGGAAACTTCAGGAAGATTTTTGTGTAGACGGTTATATCAACCTTCTCTATGGCTTCCGTCTTCCACCTCTgtcaaattaatattttagatATGGTTTATCATCTTTCATGTAAGTATAACAGATCACAAAATCAAAAGATGATTGTAGGAAACATCACATGGCCTAAGCTAAGCTTCCCCTCGGTTGGGGACCACAATACTATAAAACAAACTTAAAAGAGTCGCCATTGCATTACCCCCGAAATAATTATTAGCACccggaagagaaaaaaaaaaaagaaaaactctaAAATATTGCCCTGACTCTGAGTCCGCCCCAAGAAAAGTCTTTCTTTCTCTaggataaaatttaaatactCGAGACCCTAAAATTTGTGGGTCCTGAGTTCTAATCTTGACGAGACATTTTTCCGTGATCCACGGACATCAGCCAGCATGAGGTAGAAGAATGCGATATCCACATATCCCAGGCAGTGGATTGTGTGGGTGGGACATGAGCAATCACCCCCTCTCAAGACCCTCTAAACTCCTGCCTATAATACTTCTAATTACTTCGTAATTCTCATATAGCTGCGAAAgtgtatattttatatatatatacaccaaCTAAAATATGCAAGCGTGTAATAATAATCCGTGGTCTGGCAAAACCGTGGTATTTGCTCATTCACAGAAAAGACAACTCGAAAATCTATTTTCTATCTCTTTGGGTCAACAACCAGAGAGCTCAGCCCAGTTAACCATGGAACCTACCcacctagctagctagctgcTAGCCCTGAGTATTGCCTGACATATGCAACTAAATGTTATTTAATGTTGTAGGCAGCAGCTTTATGCTGCATCAGCTCCCACCTAGGGGCATAGCTCCTATGGACACTTCCAAACGGGGGGGAGGGGGCAATATCTCAACCTTTAAATAATATCAATGATTCCTGTCAAGTAATTGCATGGCTCACTACCACTATTGGTCACGTTGAACTTTTTGGACATATCCGAACTGCAGCCTCTAGGAAAATGCCCTAGTCTTTGTAGCTCATGAAAATGTAACAAGAAGTACATGATTTTGCTTTCTTAATAAGGAAATGCTCCTGAGCTTGTTTTTTTATGAGTGGACATGAATTCAAGTCCAAGAGGAACACGGAAAAGAAAACGAAGGGAAGGGAAATGTTTAATTACGGGCAAGGATGGCCTGAAGGAAATGAGATCACTTTGGAGAACACCTATGCTGACGGACAACGTTAGGTGATTAGCTTCGTAGACGCAACCATCCTCCGTTGTAACCCTGACGCCGTTCCTCGAGTGCTGTATTTCGCGGACAACCTGCCATTCAAAACCACGTATCATATGATATGATGATGTGATGACAAAAAGTTTACATTGTCCCCAAGAAGGGATCATATACAGAGTCCCAAAGCAGACAAATTTTGTTACTATCTAAGAGTCAAACCAAGAAACCTGTGCAGCTCAGGGTAACATTGGCACCCACAaagatatgaaaatatatatattggaggGGAACCAAAACACTGTGCAGATGATGTCATGCATACATACATTAAGGggcaggaaaaaaagaaaccaaaaaagaaaaagaaaaggggccAGAATCTTTCTAATATGATATTTCCATCTACCTGAAGGCATTTGCCATTTGGTGGTGCGTCATTCTAGTCTagaagcaaaagaaaaggcaaagaaaaagatgaagaGGCCACCAgttaagaagaagaaaacgactattcaaatttatttttttttgagataCCCATCTTTTTTAGctgggatatatatatttattattttcggtGATATCAGCAATATTAGCAAGGGGTATATTATTTTCACCACGGAACATGATAGGACTCGAATATGAAACCAGGTCAAATTATGACTGTAGGGGGGAGGGGGGCCGCTGCACATAAAAAGGTCTTTAGTTTGGGTACTGCAGTGGGGACTACGCAAACCTTTTTCCTCCGCGCAGATAAGGTCAAACACaatcataataatatatagtatAGTTGAGATGTGAACTGTTTGCTGTTTTACATGGTCTCATGCTcgatgaaattaattaatgattactaccatgaataaatattcatatatagaAACAAGGCCAagcaaatatttatatttattcgtttttttttccagctAAAAAAGGAGCTAGCAAGTAGCAGCAAATGCCAAGGTAAAAACCAATGCAAAAAGCATTTCAGGTTGACAACTGGGGTGCATGTCCCCAAACCACCATAGTAGCttaaaataaaaggagttgatttttctcaaaattgtTCTTGATTGAGGAATTAAATCCACACGTAGACTCGATCGAGCGTACGTGATGTGATACGACAAAATAGGATTGAACTATGATGGCGCAATGATGCGTGACTACGCACTTTCACTTTCACAAAGCAGAAGAAACTGTTCACGGCATCCAAGAGATTTTTAATGAGAAGAGATGAGATGAGAATAACAATTGGAGTCCAAAGCTAATTATGAGAACAGTTGACCCCAGACTTTTTAATGAAAGGGGCCATATTCCCGATATAAAgtaatataacataatatcATATAATAAAGTGCCatagtaattattattattattataataattaacgtGTTAAAAACAGCTTTCAGAAGACGTCGTTATCTGCAAACTCCCAAAGCCAAAGATGAGTGGGTCAATCAATCTCAACAGCCGAGCCAACATTCACCAAGATAGAAAAGGAGTAGTGCATGCAAAGTGCAAACCGAACAGTACAGAACTTCCAATTTCTCTGTGCTAGTGCTCACTTTAAgttccttcctcttcttcttttctttcaatccgattattttttgttatcaTATAATATGATGGATGATTGggttaatttaaaattttcattaactatatatatatatataaaagaacggaaaaaaaatctcgtcattaaaaaaaaaaaaaagaacttgaTGATTTTACCTTGTTGAGTTTGAGGCGGCTGTCCACAATTTTACCGTCTGAGGTAGAGAGAAATTCTTCCGCCATTTTGTATAGCAAATACGCATATCCTCTCTCATCCGCCACCATAAACTCTTTCTCCCCATAATCAAGGAAAGTTGATATTGGCTCCCCCTCTGCCATTCATTCATTGACAACAAAAATTCCCATCACATTCGAATTCATTTGTTATGACAAAAGCAAAAGTCTCcatattttgttgagtttTGAAAATAGAGCAATTGCTTAAGAAGGATTTTCCCAGGAAGCTTAAAAAAGTTATTTCACAGAGCACTTGTTCTCCATTGAAataaatactatatatatatatagagagagagagagagagaatttagcTTATTTGGAAACTACTCACCTGGCATCTCAAAATCATGGAGCATGAAGTCGATGGCCAGCTCTATTGGCGTTTTCGCAATCCTGTGAACATACATGCAGCATAAGATTCAATAGAAActcttacatatatatatatatatatgcatcagTCTCAAAAGACTTGACTGGGAGAGAAACAGAGAGACATACGACGGCAATGGGTTGGCTTTCAAGAGGCTGCCAGCTTCCCCGTTCCTGAACCTCTCCATCGCTGAGTCCACTGCCCTTTTGTACGATTCTGCCGCGAGACCACTCGGGTATATATTCCCACTGAAACCAAATGATTGCTCGATCGACGTCAGGAcataaaaatcaaacaaaaaaaaaaggaaaaaggaaattaagcTGGAAATTTATAAAGAGTTAATAAAGCCATTGTGCATTGAGTGGGTCCTATactataacatatatatatatatatattatctaccACTGTTTAATTCTAATTCTGAGACTCAACGCAAGTTGATAAAAAGCTGAATTAAGCCGCGGGTGAGGCTCAGTAAACGATAGTCAAACCGCTGAAAGAAAAGGACACGTCAGCATCGATAGGAAGCAAATTAGAGTTGGTAATGACGGAGCGGAATTGGAACGGAACGGAACGGACCTGCGATCATATATGTTGTAGCGGGCCTGGCTGTAGTCGGAGAAGATGGTCCGGAGGCCCGCCTTGTTGACGAGCTCCCAGACAGGGTTGGACTCCCTGCCTCCAACGCCAACGATCCAACCGGCGCCGAGCTCCACGGAAGCGCCGCCGAATTCCTCCTTCCAGATCCTCCCTCCGATTCGGTCTGACGCCTCCAGTATCACCACGTCCTCCACTCCGTTCTCCGCCAGCACCTTTGCCGCCGAGATACCTTCACGGACAAACGAACGAACATTCACGAAAATTAGCACCGATCCATTCACGCATTGATGAAGATCGCGCGCgagaggggggagagagagagagaggaagcgAGAGTACGCACCGGAGACACCAGCGCCGACGATGATGACAGAGGAGCGAGAAGGCGAATCCATGATCCGAAGAGAGAGgtagaaagaaagagagagcgagcgattcagagagagagagagagagagagagagtgaggtagagggagaaaaagaaagagagaaggcgCTGAGGGGGGGAGCGAAGTGTTTGGGATTGGGGGTGGGAAGGGGAGGTGAATGGGGAGGGAAAAGCGGGAGTCTCCTTATATAGTTTCTGTTCCCCAACTCGGACGCgccacccccacccccccacctttgcttatatatatatatatatataattattattattatactttatagtttatataaaaattttacagaattataattcaatCACGACTTATTAGGAAAAATAACCGCAAGCAATATGAAAAGTAAATTTTATACATTAATTATAAGTTAGAGAATGAATGAAAAAGGTcagtactatatatatatatatgagatagTATCAAAAGGAATAATATAGTATCAAAAGGAATAATATTGAATCcatggttgttagaatcgcgattcgaatagTAAAGtcttacgattctacgatttaAGGGGTGGCCACCGATTCCGATTCCATAGCATGAATCGGGAAGGTAGAATCGTGACTGAATCGCGATTTGAATCGCAGAATCGTAAAATTGaaccgattctacgattctggTTTCAATCCAAAGTTGTAggtctcctctctctccctcctcatCTCTCTTATTGTGCGACAATATTGCTCATTggttctcttattttatgaaaagtttaaaatttgtCTCTTGTTTGTAAGTGATAGGGATCTGGAAAGTTTATGGAACTGCTTTGAATTGGGTTCCGACCTATTCCTGATTACCATCCTATTTGAGATAATTTAggctagaattttttttcgacTTTTTAGGTTAGATGATTCCAAGAAGGGACAGACAAAGAAGTTAGGGAGAAAAAACAGTTTCGCCTATAAGATCCATGACTACAGtactatatcaattttc
This genomic window contains:
- the LOC116214845 gene encoding polyamine oxidase 1; translated protein: MDSPSRSSVIIVGAGVSGISAAKVLAENGVEDVVILEASDRIGGRIWKEEFGGASVELGAGWIVGVGGRESNPVWELVNKAGLRTIFSDYSQARYNIYDRSGNIYPSGLAAESYKRAVDSAMERFRNGEAGSLLKANPLPSIAKTPIELAIDFMLHDFEMPEGEPISTFLDYGEKEFMVADERGYAYLLYKMAEEFLSTSDGKIVDSRLKLNKVVREIQHSRNGVRVTTEDGCVYEANHLTLSVSIGVLQSDLISFRPSLPRWKTEAIEKVDITVYTKIFLKFPYKFWPCGPGKEFFIYAHERRGYYTFWQHMENAVPGSNILMVTLTNGESKRVEDQSDEETLKEAMSVLRDMFGPDIPNATDILVPRWWNNRLQRGSYTNYPIISNCEVVRNIKAPVGRIFFTGEHTSERFSGYVHGAYLAGIDTGTALLQEMRKLETDGKGQSQQFLPLLTLTGSLSLTQAETGSLHKHKCDIPTQLHLSGKLGIPGARL
- the LOC116214824 gene encoding alpha-N-acetylglucosaminidase yields the protein MSDKYLPAQNLMLILSLTLLTAAAQAAPEAIEAVISRLDSNRPSPSTQQSAAYGVLTRLLPSHAQSFDFKIVSKDVCGGTSCFLIKNQNKSSEDGPEIKIKGTTAVELASGLHWYLKYWCGVHISWDKTGGIQVASVPEPGSLPQVKDEGVIVQRPVPWNYYQNVVASSYSYVWWDWNRWEKEIDWMALQGVNLPLAFTGQEAIWQKVFMDFNITAEELNDFFGGPAFLAWARMGNLHGWGGPLSQSWLDQQLNLQKQILTRMLELGMTPVLPSFSGNVPAALAKRYPSAHITRLGDWNTVDGNQTWCCTYLLDPSDSLFVEIGKAFILKQIEEYGDVTDIYNCDTFNENAPPTNNVTFISSLGAAVYKAMSKGDKDAVWLMQGWLFYSDSSFWKPPQMQALLHSVPLGKMIVLDLFADVKPIWKNSSQFYGTPYIWCLLHNFGGNIEMYGILDSISLGPVEARTSANSTMVGVGMCMEGIEQNPVVYELMSEMSFRNESVLVSDWIKTYCRRRYGKAVDQVEAAWDILYRSIYNCTDGRADHNTDFIVKFPEYDPSPSSGSDSKKRAEEKMSHTLLQNRRFLFQETSRDLPLAHLWYSPQEVVSALKLFLDAGTQLSGSLTYRYDLVDITRQVLSKYANQVYLDALSAYQEKDASKLDLYSQKFVELIKEIDELLASDDNFLLGTWLESAKALASNPTDLRQYEWNARTQVTMWYDNTEVLQSNLHDYANKFWSGLLESYYLPRASTYFYYLSRSLKENVEFKLEEWEREWISYSNKWQAGTELYPVKAKGAALEIARSLYDKYLR